The following nucleotide sequence is from Nocardioides daedukensis.
CTCGCGCCTGGGCGTGTGCGGCTGCGGCCAGTCCGATCGGTCCCGCGCCGATGACGACGACAGGAGTGTTGGTCGAGGGAATGAGGCTCATCAGGTCTTCCTTTTCATCGATAATGGTCGATGAAGGGACTCTATCGACGAACTTCGATGAACGCAACCATCGATGACGATCGATGTAGGGTGGTCGCGTGGAGACAACGACAGAACGCGCCGGCCTCAGCAACGCCTCGGCGGAGACCTATGCCGAGTGGTTCGCCACCCTCGCCGACGCCACCAGGGTCCGGCTCCTGCACACGGTCTCGTCCTCGGCCACCGGCGCCCTCAGCGTGGGCGACCTGGCGGCGGCGCTCGGGATCAGCCAGTCCACCTGCTCGCACCATGTCCGCAAGCTCGCCGAGGTCGGGTTCGTGGCCGTCGACAAGGTCGGCACCTCCTCGATCGTCTCGGTCAACCCGGCGTGCTGCACCGGGCTGCCCCACGCCGCCGACGTGGTGATGGGCACCCTGTCGTCCCCGCCGTGCTGTCCCGAAGACCTCCCCGCAGACGTCACCACCCGCGCCATGACCGATGCCGATCTCCCCGCGGTGCGTGACATCTATGCCGAGAGCCTCGCCACCCGCAACGCCACCTTCGAGACCCGGGTCCCCGATCTCGAGACGCTGGCGAGCCGATGGCTGTCCGGGCACCGCTGGGTCGCCGAGGGCGACCTCGACGGCAGCCGGACCATCCTCGGTTGGACCGCGATCAGCCCTGTCTCCGCGCGGGAGTGCTATGCCGGGGTTGGTGAGACCACGGTCCATGTCACCGAAGGAGCACGCGGTCGAGGAGTGGGCAAGAGCCTGCTGTGGCGGCAGGTGAACGAGGCGGATGCGGGAGGCCTGTGGACCCTGCAGGCCTCGGTCTTTCCGGAGAACCGGGCCTCGATCGCCCTCCACCACTCGGCCGGTTACCGGACCCTCGCGGTGCGATCCCGGATCGCCCAGCTCGACGGGGTCTGGCGGGACACGGTCCTGCTCGAGCGTCGCCGCGAGGACGACTGACCCCGATTCGGCGCAAGACATAGACCGATGTAAGTATTGACGCATGTCGATATCTGCCTCCCCGGAGTGCTGCACCCAGCTGGCGCGCGAGCCAATGACCGCAGAACAGGCCGACCAGGTGGTGCCCGTGCTCCGCGCCCTCGCGGACCCGGTCCGGCTGCGGCTGATGTCGATGGTCCTCTCCCACGAGAACGCCGAGGCCTGCGCGTGCGACCTGCTGCCGGCCTTCGACCTGTCCCAGCCGACGATCAGCCACCACCTCAAGGTGCTGCACGAGTCCGGTCTGCTGGATCGCGAGAAGCGCGGGGTCTGGGTCTACTACCGGGCCCGGCCCGCGGCGATCGAGTCGATCGCAGCCCTCTTCACCACCGAGATGGCACTGCGATGAAGCGGCTCGGACTGCTCGACCGGCTCCTGCCCGTCTGGATCATGGCTGCAATGGCACTCGGACTGGTCCTGGGCCGATCCGTCACCGGTCTGGACGAGGCTCTCTCGGAGATCGAGGTCGGGTCCGTCTCCCTCCCGATCGCCATCGGCCTGCTGCTGATGATGTACCCGGTCCTGGCCAAGGTCCGCTACGACGAGCTCGGCCACGTCACCGGCGACCGCAGGCTCCTGGTCTCCTCGATTGTGCTGAACTGGGTCCTCGGCCCGGCGTTGATGTTCGCGCTGGCCTGGCTACTCCTTCCCGACCTGCCCGAATATCGCACCGGCCTGATCATCGTCGGCCTGGCCCGCTGCATCGCGATGGTGCTCATCTGGAACGACCTCGCCTGCGGGGACGGCGAGGCCGCGGCGATCTTGGTCGCGCTCAACGCGGTCTTCCAGATCCTCGCCTTCGCCGGGCTCGGCTACTTCTACCTCGAGCTGCTCCCCGGCTGGCTCGGCCTGGACCAGACCGGCCTCGACGTCTCGGTCTGGAGCATCGCCAAGTCCGTGCTGGTCTTCCTCGGCATCCCGCTGGCTGCCGGGTTCCTGACCCGCACGCTGGCTGAGCGCGCGAAGGGCCGCGAGTGGTACGAGGCCAGGTTCCTGCCCAAGATCGGACCGTTGGCCCTCTATGGCCTGCTGTTCACCATCGTCATCCTGTTCGCCCTCCAGGGCGACACCATCACCGGCAACCCCCTCGACGTCGCCCGGATCGCCCTGCCACTGCTCGCCTACTTCACGCTGATGTGGGCCGGGTCCTTCCTGATGGGCTACCGGCTGGGGATGAGCTATGAACGCACCACGGCACTGGCGTTCACCGCCGCCGGCAACAACTTCGAGCTCGCCATCGCCGTCGCCATCGGCGTCTTCGGCGTCACCTCCGGCGAGGCACTCGCCGGCGTCGTCGGCCCTCTGATCGAGGTCCCGGTGCTGGTCGGGCTGGTCTACGTCGCGCTCTGGGCGAGACGCCGCTGCTACCCGAGCGACCACTCACCGTCCGCGCACGACGTACCCCGGAGGACCTCCGCATGAACGCCACGCCCGAAGTGCTCTTCGTCTGCGTCCACAACCAGGGCCGCTCGCAGATGGCCGCCGCGCTCCTCGACCACCACGGGGCCGGTCGCGTCCAGGTGCGCTCGGCCGGGTCTGCACCCGCGGACTCCGTGAACCCGGCAGTCGTCGAGGTGATGGCCGAGCTGGGGATCGACATCTCCCGCGAGCTCCCCAAGAAGTTGCTCACTGCCGACGTCGAGGCCTCCGACGTCGTGATCACCATGGGCTGCGGGGACGCCTGCCCGATCTTCCCCGGCAAGCGCTACGAGGACTGGGCCCTGAGCGACCCGTCGGGCCAGGGTCCAGATGCCGTGCGCGAGATCCGCGACGAGATCGATGCCCGGGTCCGCCAGCTGCTCAGCGAGCTGGTCGGGCCGCCTGGCTGAGCCTGCGGCGCGGCTCGTCGGAGCTCAACAGCACCTGCTGCTCACGCGACTCGGCCAGCAGCACTTCGCCGGCCGGCGCCAGCTGTTCGCTCGAGAGCGCGAAGATCCGCTTGGCGGCGGCGAGTGCGGCTGCACTGCTCTCGCTGATCTCCTTGGCGACTCGCATCGCCTCGGCACGCGGATCCTCATGGGTCCGGGTGACCAGGCCGATCTGTGCAGCCTCGGATCCGTCGACCTGTCGCCCGGTGTAGACCAGCTCGCGAGCCACGTCGCCGCGCAGGTTCTCGCGCAGCAGCGGATAGCCGGCCATGTCCGGCACCAGGCCCCACTTCGCCTCCATCACGGCCAGCTTCGCCGACGGATGCGCGATCCGGATGTCCGCCCCGAGCGCGATCTGCAGACCGCCGCCGAAGACAACGCCGTGCAGGGCTGCCACCACGGGCACCTCGAGCGTGCGCCAGCCCCAGGCCACCTGCTGGAACCGGTTCGCCTCGCCGTGGGTGCGCTCGCTCAGGTCGCCGAGGTTGTTCGGGTCACCGAGGTAGGCCAGGTCGATGCCGGCGCAGAACGCTCGCCCGGCGCCCGAGAGCACCACCACGCGTACGTCGTCCCGCCCAGCGATCTCCTCGATCGCGGCGTTGATCTGGTCGATCATCGCCCCGTCGAGGGCGTTCATCTTGTCCGGCCGGTTGAGGACCACGTCGGCGATGCCGTCGGCAACCTCGATCGTGACTCGCTGCTCGCTCTGCGTCATGGGCCCAAGCCTGCCAGACCCAGCCGGTCAGATCAGGAGGAGAGGGCCTTGTCCGCGGTCTCGGGAGCCTTCCAGCCCGCGATGATCGTGATCAGGCCGAGACCCATCACATAGAGCGCGACCGGCCACCATGCGCCGCCGGCGGCCTTGGACAGCGCCACCGCGATGAACGGCCCGAAGCCACCGAAGACGACGGCTGCGACCTCGCGGCTGATCGCCGCGCCGCTGTAGCGGGACTGGGTGCTGAAGAGCTCGGCGAGGAGCACTCCCTGGACTCCGAAGGCGATGCCCACCGAGCCACCCTGGGCGATGGCGAGCGCGGCCATGGCCCACACCGGCTGGTCGGCGGCCTGGTCGCAGCGCCATAGAGGAAGTAGTCGTACCACTCCAGGGCAGAGCCCATCAGTACGGCGCCGGCCACCCGGACCAAGGTCTTGCGGTCGGGGGTGTTGGGCGTGGCGCCCGAGGGCGCGCGGTCATCGGTCACGGCGGTCATTTCTGCTCCATGGGGGTGGAAGGGTTCAGGGGGTGATGCGACGCTCGAGCGTGCGCGGATCGGCGGCCGCGCGGGCCGCCTCGTGGTCGAATCGGCCGCTTGCCCAGCCCTTGTCCAGGGGCGACCAGAAGAAGAAGCTCACCTTGCGCTCGACGAAGCGCCAGCGGCCGTCGTCGCAGCGGCGGATGATGTCCGCGTAGCGGCCGGCGGCGATGTGCGCGACGCCGTCAACGACGCAGGGCTGGTCGAGCCAGGTCTGCCCGGTGGCCAGGGTCGCCGTCGAGCTCGATGGTCTCGTTGCTGCTGAAGTGCCACCACGCCTCCAGGGAGCCTTCCTGGAGGGCGGGGAAGAAGGTGCGCAGCTCGTCGCGGCCGCGGGCGGTGGACAGGCCGACGAAGGCGCCGTCCTCGGTGAACAGCTCGGCGAGCTCGTCCCAGTGCCCGTCGTCGAGGAGCTGGCAGTAGCGGGCGCGGAGCTGGCCGATCTCGTGGAGATCTTCGAGCCGGGCAACCCTGGCTTCAAGATCCATCGTCGCCTCCTCACCTGGTCGTGTCACGTCCTGTCCGCCCTGCTTGTGTGGGCGGTCACATGTCTGGTCTACGACGGTACGAGTGACGGGAGCCATAGCGGAAGTATCTATTTGCTGCATCACCTAGAGGCTGGGAATATAGGTGGATGGAACTGCGTCACCTGCGCTACTTCGTGGCCGTCGCCGAGGAGCTCAACTTCAGTCGGGCTGCCGAGCGGTTGCACATGGCCCAGCCGCCCCTGTCGCAACAGATCAAGCAGCTCGAGGACGAGCTCGGCTTTCCGCTCCTCACCCGCACCACGCGCAGGGTGGAGCTGACGCCCGCGGGCGCGTCGTACCTGGAGAAGGTTCGCGAGATCCTGGCTGCGATCTCCGCGGCCGGCGAGCACGCCGGTCGGGTGGCGTCGGGCCAGGTCGGCCGGATGATCGTCGGCTGTGTCGGCTCGGCGACCTACACCCTGCTGCCCCAGCTGGCCCGCCGGATGCGAGCCGACCTGCCCGACGTCGAGTTCGGCTTCCGCGGCGAGATGCTCTCCCCCGACCAGGTGCGGGCGCTGCGCCAGGACCGGCTCGATCTCGGCCTGATGCGGCTGCCACCGGACACGGCAGGTCTCGACATCCACCCGATCCGCAGCGAGCCGCTGTGTGCGGCGATCCCCCGCGACCACCCGCTGGCCGAGCGGGCCGAGCTGCAGGTCACCGACCTGCGTGAGCAGGAGCTCGTGGTCCACGCCGGCGGGGGCCGCTCGGTGATGAGCGGGATCGTGCAGCAGATGTGCCACGACGCAGGCTTCACCGCGCAGGTGGCCCACGAGGTCGCCGAGACCTCGACGATCATGACCTTCGTCGCGGCCGGGCTGGGCATCGCGGTGATCCCCGAGCCGACCTCGACCTACGGCGCCCCGGGCATCGCCTACGTGCCGATCGTCGATGCGCCGTACGTCGACCTGGTTGCGGTGACCAGGTCGGACGAGACCAGCCCGGTGGTCGCGCACGCACTCGAGATGTTGCGCGAGCTCGACTAGGCGAGATCCGACTCCATCGCGGCGGCGACCGCCTGCTCGCGAGCGCCACCCTCGCGCAGGCCGGCGATGACGGTACGCCGGTCCTCGTCGCTGCGGTTCTGGCTGCGCTTGGCCTTCGCGGAGATCTCCTCGATGGCGAGCTCGATGCCGACGATTGCCTTCAGCTGTTGGGCGATGAAGGACTCGGGCGCATCGCTGACCGCCCACGGTTCCGCCCTCAGTGACTCCTGCACGTCAGTCAGCACACTGACCGCGTCGAGCAGCCAGGCGGCGTCACGATGGACCGTGACCCGGCCACGGAACTGCACCGCGGAGTAGTTCCAGGTCGGGACCACCAGGCCGCCGTCGCGCTTGCCGGCATACCAGCTCGGCGTGATGTAGGCCTCCGGGCCGGTGACCACGCCCAGCGCCGGTGATCCGTCGGTGATCGAACGCCAGTGTGGGTTGGCGATCGCCATGTGCAGGATCAGCCGGTTGTCGCGCCAGATCAGTGGCAACCGGGTTGCCAGCGGGAAGCCGTCCTGGCCGACAGTGACCAGCTCCAGGGCCCCGATGGCCTCGACGAACCCCCTGACCTCGGCCTCGTCCATCACGTTGAACGGTTGCATCCACATGCAGCCAACCTATCCGCGTGATCGGCGTTGGTGCTCGGGTCAACGGCTGACCCCTGCCTCCTCGAGGAATCGGGTGAGCTTCTCGGGGTTGCGGACGGTGTAGATGCCGGTGACCAGGCCGTCCTCGACCCGCATTGTCACCACGCTGTCCAGCTCGCCGTCGAGTCGCACCAGGAGCGCCGGCCAACCGTTGGCCTGGATCTGCTCGAGACTCATCAGCGTCGCCCACGGCGTGCTGAAGCCGACCTCCAACAACTTGGCCACCTTCGCAGCCCCGTGGATCGGCCGCGGCAGCGCCTGCTTCACGCCTCCGCCGTCACCGAGCATCACCACGTCGGGAGCGAGCAGGTCGGCCAGTGGCTGGATCTCTCCCGTGGCGAGCGCATGCTGGAAGGCGTTCAGGGCGTGCCGGGTGCTCTCGGCCGACACCTCGCCGCGAGGCTTGCGCGACGCGAGGTGCTCCCGGGCCCGATGGGCGATCTGGCGTACGGCGGCGGGGGTCTTCCCGACCGCCTCGGCCAGCTCCTCGTAGTCGAACCCGAACACCTCATGGAGCACGAAGACCGCGCGCTGGGTCGGGGTGAGCGTCTCGAGCACCAGCAGCATCGCCGTGGAGAGGCTGTCGGCGAGCGCCACGTCGTCCGCGACGTCCGGGCTGGTCAGGATCGGCTCGGGCAGCCACGGACCGACGTACTCCTCCCGGCGCCGCGAGGTCGCGCGCACCTGGTCCAGCGCCGCACGGGTGACGATCCGGACCAGGTAGGCGCGCGGGTCCCGCACCTCGGCCTGGTCGACCCCGCGCCACTTCAGCCAGGTCTCCTGGACCACGTCCTCGGCGTCGGCGGCCGAGCCGAGCATCTCGTAAGCGACGGTGAACAGCAGCCGGCGATGGGTGAGGAACGGGTCTCCGCTCATGCGCCCGACGGTACGCCGTCACCCGAGGTCGCGAGCGGGGCCAGGCCGCAGGATTCGGCGTACTCCTCCGACGGGATGCCCAGGGACACGTTGGTGCGGGCGCTGAAGTTCATGAAGGCGACCCGCGCGGTCAACTCCACCAGCCCGTCCGCCCCCAGGTCCTCCAACAGGGCGGCGGACTGCTCGTCGGTGACGGTCGGTGGGGTCTGGGACATCGCCACCGCATAACCCATCACCCGGCGCTCGAGGGGCGTGAACACCGTCGACTCACGCCAACGCGGCACCTCACGAGCCTTGGCCTCGTCCAGCCCCTTGTTGTGCGCCACGAAGTAGTTGAAGTCGAGGCAGAAGTTGCAGCCGATCTCGGCGGCCGATGCCATTGCGGCGAAGGCCGCGAGGTTGCGGTCGAGGCGGTCCCACTTCTCGGTGAACCGGCCGATCCTCATCGAGTCCTTGAACATCCGGGGGTGGTTCCACATCACCTCGGCGCCCTGCGGCACGCCCCCGACCATCTTGCGCATCGCGACCTTCAGGATCGCGCCGAGTGCGCCGTCGAGCTCCTTGCGCGGAACCCGGGTCTGGCCAGTCATCTCTGTCTCCGTTCGTCGGTTTGGTCTGACGAACATGGAGACGCCGGCCGCCCGCGATCTGTGACAGCCGTGGTTCAGCCGGCCCGGCCGACCACCGTCTTGGCAGCGGCCCCGAACAGCCGCAGGAACGCCGGGAGCGATCGCCCGATCGAATGTCCAGACAGGGCGATCGAGTTCACGGTGCTCGTGCCGACCGGAGCCTGCTCCCCGTCGAAGCGCCGCTCCAGCCAGTCCAACATCGCTGGCAGGCCGAGGATCATCAGGCTGATGTGCTCGCTGAACCTGTCGCGCAGGTAGAGCACCTCGGCGCCGCCGTCGACATACTTCTCCACCTGGATGTCGACGTCGTCGACGTCGATGATCTGGTCGTTGGTCGACTGCACCACCAGCAGGGGGCAGGTGGGGATCCGCACACCGAGCCGGAGGTCGTCGAAGACGTGCAGCACCTCGGGCAGGGCCAGCATGTCGGCCAGCGGGATGTCGAGGTAGTCGTCGAAGTCGTTGAAGGCGTGCGTGATCACCGCAGTGACGGTGCTGTGCTCCCGCAGCTTGTCCAGCCGGCGCTGGCCTGCCACGTTCGCGTGCTGCCGGATCACCCGCGCCAGACCGGGGTAGGCGTGGCGCAGGCCGGAGACGACGAGCGCCGGGAGGCCCGCGTTCAGTCCACGGTTCAGCTTGAGGAACGCCTCCCCCGGGTCGCCCACCGGCGAGCCGAGGACCGCGCCGACGATCGACAGCTCGGGCGCATGGGTCGGTGCCATCTCGGCGGCCCAGGCCGAGGCCATCCCGCCCCCGGAATAGCCGAAGAGCCCTACCGGGGTTGACGATTCGAGGCCGAGCGGTGCGAACGAGAGCGTGGCGCGGATCCCGTCGAGCACCCGGTGACCGGGCTCGCGAGGGGCACCGAAGTGACCGTGACGGCCCTCGTGGTCGGCGAGGGTGAGCACGTGGCCGCGCTCCAGCAGCGCGGCCATGATCATCAGTTCGAACTGCGGCAGCGCACCCCAGGCCCGGGCACCGCGACGCAGCGCGTAGGAGGGGAAGCACCGGTCCGAGACCGCGTCGATCGCGCACTGGTAGGCGATCAGTCGCTGCGGCTCGCCGGGTTCGAAGCCGTCGGGTACGACGAGGGTGGTCACCGCGACCTCGGGCGTTCCGTCCAGGTCGGTGCTGCGAAAGGCGAGCTGCCAGGCCTGGGTCCGTTGCGGGATGAGCCCGAGGAACGCCAGCTGCACCTGCCTGGTGCGGATGATCGCCCCGGGCGCGAGCGCGTGCAGGTCCGCCGGCGGCTCGTGGAACGGGTCCTCGTGCGGCCGGATCGGTCTCTGCGCGCGCTCGTCGCTGTGGTTCACCTGTGCGAGGTTAGACGGTTGCGCGCTCGTAGTCGTCCGAGTCGAACTTTGCGCCCTTGCGATATTGCCCGCTCAGGCCGGGCCAGTTCGTCGGGATCCGACCGTCGGCCTGTCGGTACCAGGACGTGCACTGGCTCCACACCGAGCCCGAGAGCGACGCCTGCACCTCACGGTCGTGGGCCTCCTCGACCTCACGGCGTACGACGTGGGGCTGGCCGGTCCGGGCGACGTGCGCGACGTAGTCGGCGACGTGCTTGGCCTGCGCCTCGAGGAAGAAGATCACCGAGCCGCCACCGGTGTTGGTGTTCGGGCCATACATGATCTGCAGGTTCGGGAAACCCGGGACAGCCAACCCGTAGTAGGCGTGCGGCCCCGCCTTCCACTCGTCCGCGAGCCGGTGGCCGTCGCTGCGGGCGATCTCCATCGGGGCGAGGATCTCGGTCGCCTTGAAGCCGGTGCCCCAGATGATCACGTCCGCGGGGTGCTCGACACCGTCCGTGGTCACGACGCCGGTGGCGGTGATCTCGGCGATCCGGTCGGTGACGACGTCGACGTTCTCCCGGGCCAGAGCGGGCAGGTAGTTGTTGGAGAAGAGGATCCGCTTGCAACCGATCGGATAGTCGGGCCAGACCTTCTCGAACAGTCCCGGCTTCGACTTCGTCTGCAGCTTCATGTGCAGCATCGAGGCGCCGCGCAGGGTGCGGGCGTAGGCCTGCGAATAGATCCACGCCACGCTCAGGCTCTCCACGGCCGAGGCCCAGGTGTAGCGCTCGGCGAGCTGGGTCACCGGGAGCTTCTCGAAGACCTTGCCGTGCAGCGAGGAGAACTTCCGGTCCGGCCTCGGCATGATGTACGGCGCGCTGCGCTGGAACAGGTCCAGGTGGCCGGCCACCTGGGCGACCTCGGGGACGAACTGGACCGAGCTCGCACCGGTGCCGATCACCGCGACCCGTTTGCCGGTCAGGTCGACGTCGTGGTCCCACTCGGCGGAGTGGAAGCTGGGGCCGGCGAAGGACTCACGTCCCGGGATCGGCGCGTATGCCGGTCGGGAGAGCTGTCCGACGGCGGGCACCAGGACGTCGACGACGAGGGGCTCGGCGCCGGCGATGTCGACGGTCCACTTGCCGGAGTCCTGGTCGTACGTCGCGCCCTCGACCTCGCTGCCGAAGCGGATGTGGCGGTTCAGGTCGTACTTGTCGGCGACACCTCGGATGTAGTCCAGGATCGCCGGCTGCCGCGAGAACCGGTGCGGCCAGCGCGGGTTCGGCTCGAACGAGTAGGAGTAGAACGGCGACGGGACGTCGCAGGCGGCGCCGGGATAGGTGTTCTCGCGCCACACGCCACCGACGTCGTCGGCCTTCTCGAGGATGACGATGTCGTCGAAGCCACGCTTGCGCAGCTCGATGGCGGCAGCGAGGCCACCGAAGCCGGTGCCGATGATGGCGATGCTCGGGTTCATGCGGATACTCCCTGGTCCTGCAGTGTCTTTCGGGACAGTTTCTTCTGGGTACGGCGCCCTTGGGCCACCACCAGCGGTGCGGCGAACAGGCCCACCGGTGGCAGCAGGTCACCCAGGCGGGACACCAGGCCCCGCCAGGCGGGCAGGGTGGTGACCAGCTTCGGGCGATCGAGGACCTTGGCCACGGCGGCGACGACCTCCTCGGGCTGCAGCAGCTTGCCGGAGAACGACAGTGCCGCGGCCGGGTCGTCGAGCTTGTCGTGCAGCATCGGGGTCCAGATGCCGTCGGGGCAGATACACGAGATGTCGATGTCGGTGATGCCGGCCAGCTTCAGGTCGGCCACGGTGCTCAGGCTGAAGCCGATCGCGGCGTGCTTGGAGGCGGCATAGACCGCTTCGCCCGGGACGGCGGTCAGGCCGGCCAGGGAGACGATGTTGACCACGTGGCCGCCGCCGTTGCCGCGCATGTGGTCCAGCGCGGAGACGGTGCCGTTGATGGTGCCGAGCGCGTTGACCTCGAGCATCAGCCGGTGGGCGTCGGTGTCCTGTTCCCAGGCCGGTCCGGTGAAGAGCACGCCGGCGTTGTTGACCCACACCGAGAGGTTGCCGGCGGTCTGGACGATGTAGTCGCGGGCGGCGTCGACCTGGTTGCGGTCCCGGACGTCGACGGCCATCGAGGTGGCGCCGTGGCCGATCTCCTCGGCCGCCGCCTGTGCGGTCGCCGCGTCAATGTCGGTGACCAGCACCTGGTGGCCACGCTCGGCGAGCAGTCGGGCGATCTGCTTGCCCAGGCCGCGACCGGCGCCGGTCACGACCGCTCCCTGCTGGGACATCTTCACTCCTCGTGGATCATGGGTCACGCAATTGTGCGACCTGGGGTCGCAAAAAACTTGTTCCAACACGACACTGTTGGGTCACACCCACGAAGGCGGCGATGACTGTGCCTGATCCTGTGCCTGATTCTGTGCCTGATCCTGTGCCTGATCCTGGGATGCCCAGCCTGGTGGTCATGGGCGTCTCCGGCACCGGCAAGTCCAGCGTCGGCCGGGGATTGGCCACCGCGCTGCACCTCGACTTCGTGGAGGGCGACGACCACCACCCGCGCGCCAACATCGAGAAGATGACCGCGGGCATTCCCCTCGACGACGATGACCGCCGGCCCTGGCTCGAAGAGCTGGCAGGCGTGCTCGCCGCGGCCGCGAGTGCCTCCAAACCCGTGGTGCTGACCTGCTCGGCGCTCAAGCGCTCCTATCGGGACCAGTTGCGCCGGGGCGCACCCGAGCTGGTCTTCGTGCACCTGTCGGGCACCCGCGAGGTGCTGCTGCCCCGGATGGCCGGACGCGAGCGGCACTTCATGCCGACCGAGCTGCTGGACAGCCAGCTGGCCACGCTCGAGCCGTTGGACCCGGACGAGCGCGGCGTCGTGGTCGATGTGGCCCCGCCGCTCGAGGACGTGATCGCTGCGGCACTCGACGGCATCCGGCGCGAGACCGGTCAGTCAGGCTGAGCCTTGGCGCAGGGCCCTGGGCGTGGCCCCGAACCAGCGCCGGCAGGCGTGGCTGAGCGAGGACTGCTCGCTGAAGGCGACCAGCGCCGCGACCTGACCCAGGGGCAGGTCGGTCGTGGTCAGATAGCGCCGCGCCTCCTCCCGGCGTACGCCGTCTAGCACCTCCTCGAACGTCGTACCCTCGGCGGCCAGCTGTCGCTGCAGGGTGCGCGGGTGGACCGAGAACAGGTGCGCCACCCCGGCCAGCGAGGGCACCGCGATCCCCAATGAGCCGGCCAGTGCCCGGCGTACCTGGCTGGAGATCCGGTGGCGCGGGTCGTCATAGCTGGTCGACAGGTGCTCCAGGGCGAGCAGGCGGATCGACTCGTTCGCGGTCTCGAAGGCCTTGTCGAGGATCCGTCGTTCGACCCGGATCGCGGTGAACGGCATCCCGAACCGGACGTCGGCGCCGAAGTGGTCGACGTAGCGCTGCACCGGCGAGAGCGGCTGGTGGACCAGGCAGAACGACCGCAGACCGGGGACCTCGCCGACCAGGGCCACGGCGATCCGGTGGATCAACGCGATCCCGAGCTCCATCGCCTGGGCCGAGTACGTCGAGGAGGTCGGGTCCTTGCGCCAGCTCACCGCGATCACGCCCCGGGCCCCGCTCGGGTCCGGCTCGACGCCGATGCTCAGCGCCGGGCTGTGCACGAACAGGAACCTCGAGGCGACCTCCAGTGCCTGCGCGACGGTGGAGCATGCCTGGATCGCGATGGCGAGGGGTCCCAGGATGCTCA
It contains:
- a CDS encoding lipase family protein, producing MNHSDERAQRPIRPHEDPFHEPPADLHALAPGAIIRTRQVQLAFLGLIPQRTQAWQLAFRSTDLDGTPEVAVTTLVVPDGFEPGEPQRLIAYQCAIDAVSDRCFPSYALRRGARAWGALPQFELMIMAALLERGHVLTLADHEGRHGHFGAPREPGHRVLDGIRATLSFAPLGLESSTPVGLFGYSGGGMASAWAAEMAPTHAPELSIVGAVLGSPVGDPGEAFLKLNRGLNAGLPALVVSGLRHAYPGLARVIRQHANVAGQRRLDKLREHSTVTAVITHAFNDFDDYLDIPLADMLALPEVLHVFDDLRLGVRIPTCPLLVVQSTNDQIIDVDDVDIQVEKYVDGGAEVLYLRDRFSEHISLMILGLPAMLDWLERRFDGEQAPVGTSTVNSIALSGHSIGRSLPAFLRLFGAAAKTVVGRAG
- a CDS encoding flavin-containing monooxygenase, giving the protein MNPSIAIIGTGFGGLAAAIELRKRGFDDIVILEKADDVGGVWRENTYPGAACDVPSPFYSYSFEPNPRWPHRFSRQPAILDYIRGVADKYDLNRHIRFGSEVEGATYDQDSGKWTVDIAGAEPLVVDVLVPAVGQLSRPAYAPIPGRESFAGPSFHSAEWDHDVDLTGKRVAVIGTGASSVQFVPEVAQVAGHLDLFQRSAPYIMPRPDRKFSSLHGKVFEKLPVTQLAERYTWASAVESLSVAWIYSQAYARTLRGASMLHMKLQTKSKPGLFEKVWPDYPIGCKRILFSNNYLPALARENVDVVTDRIAEITATGVVTTDGVEHPADVIIWGTGFKATEILAPMEIARSDGHRLADEWKAGPHAYYGLAVPGFPNLQIMYGPNTNTGGGSVIFFLEAQAKHVADYVAHVARTGQPHVVRREVEEAHDREVQASLSGSVWSQCTSWYRQADGRIPTNWPGLSGQYRKGAKFDSDDYERATV
- a CDS encoding SDR family oxidoreductase; protein product: MSQQGAVVTGAGRGLGKQIARLLAERGHQVLVTDIDAATAQAAAEEIGHGATSMAVDVRDRNQVDAARDYIVQTAGNLSVWVNNAGVLFTGPAWEQDTDAHRLMLEVNALGTINGTVSALDHMRGNGGGHVVNIVSLAGLTAVPGEAVYAASKHAAIGFSLSTVADLKLAGITDIDISCICPDGIWTPMLHDKLDDPAAALSFSGKLLQPEEVVAAVAKVLDRPKLVTTLPAWRGLVSRLGDLLPPVGLFAAPLVVAQGRRTQKKLSRKTLQDQGVSA
- a CDS encoding gluconokinase produces the protein MPSLVVMGVSGTGKSSVGRGLATALHLDFVEGDDHHPRANIEKMTAGIPLDDDDRRPWLEELAGVLAAAASASKPVVLTCSALKRSYRDQLRRGAPELVFVHLSGTREVLLPRMAGRERHFMPTELLDSQLATLEPLDPDERGVVVDVAPPLEDVIAAALDGIRRETGQSG
- a CDS encoding AraC family transcriptional regulator, which gives rise to MIRAASLRGFVPLVEELGGNPGALLDRFGIPAGALDSDDSLLPLAAHDLMLDAAAAELDCPDFGIRMAQFQDLSILGPLAIAIQACSTVAQALEVASRFLFVHSPALSIGVEPDPSGARGVIAVSWRKDPTSSTYSAQAMELGIALIHRIAVALVGEVPGLRSFCLVHQPLSPVQRYVDHFGADVRFGMPFTAIRVERRILDKAFETANESIRLLALEHLSTSYDDPRHRISSQVRRALAGSLGIAVPSLAGVAHLFSVHPRTLQRQLAAEGTTFEEVLDGVRREEARRYLTTTDLPLGQVAALVAFSEQSSLSHACRRWFGATPRALRQGSA